From Cyclopterus lumpus isolate fCycLum1 chromosome 2, fCycLum1.pri, whole genome shotgun sequence, a single genomic window includes:
- the arl6ip6 gene encoding ADP-ribosylation factor-like protein 6-interacting protein 6 produces the protein MRNRTRATDRNLLIQDPSCETRTMSRPGLPPCTKPWSALSVVCSAGVVAAGGGVCALIYPILKELRAERVSRPDWTEERVLGLWSILVLSVFVGCVCCFFSWTLTELDSYRPAVVSGSPRTHLREVSDPGCHMGCGVAVLNGIMAMLTVIWSLI, from the exons ATGCGCAACAGGACCAGAGCAACAGACCGGAACCTTTTGATTCAGGACCCCTCCTGTGAGACCAGGACCATGTCAAGACCGGGACTACCGCCGTGCACCAAGCCGTGGTCGGCGCTGTCGGTGGTCTGCTCCGCCGGAGTGGTGGCCGCTGGAGGGGGGGTGTGCGCCCTCATCTACCCGATACTCAAAG AGCTGAGGGCGGAGAGAGTGAGCAGGCCGGATTGGACTGAAGAGAGGGTGCTGG gtctctGGAGTATCCTGGTGCTGTCAGTCTTCGTAGGGTGTGTCTGCTGTTTCTTCTCATGGACCCTGACCGAGCTGGACTCGTATCGGCCGGCCGTTGTGTCGGGATCACCACGGACCCACTTGAG agAGGTCTCTGACCCTGGTTGCCACATGGGTTGTGGTGTAGCGGTCCTGAATGGCATCATGGCGATGCTCACTGTCATCTGGAGCctcatctga